The uncultured Eubacteriales bacterium region CGTTGCTGATTATCATTCCGCTGATCGGTATGACTTGAGTCGGCTGATATTCAATTGCACCTGATAAAACAAGAACGCACAGAGTAAGCCCGGTTCCTGCAGTAATTGAAACAAACGAAATCAGGAGGCCATTTTTAATTTCTTTCCCTCTTTTAGAAGCGTTATAAGCGGCGTTAAATATCATAAATAAAACAAGTGATGTCGTAAAATACGGATTATTTAGTCCAAAGACAAATTCAAGGATATAGCCTACTGCAATAAGTTGGAGGATTGCCCTAATAACACTGATGATCGTTTCTTTCTCCAGTTTGAGCTTTTAAAAATAGGAAAAAAGAAGAGAAACAATAACAAGTAACGATGCAATCATAAGGGATCTGATACTTATGTTGGCACCGTTCATCTAAGCACCTCCAATGACTCTATTTTACCTTTTTCAATAGTTAACAGCTTGTTGGCATATCTTTTGCCTTGTTCAGGATTATGCGTAACCCACAGAATGGTTATGCCCTCCTGGTTCATTTCCTTAATTGCATTTTCCACGATCAATGTGTTGTCAACATCAAGGGCAGATGTAACCTCATCAAGCAGTAAAACATCTGGCACGAAAAGCAAAGTCTGGATTAAGGCTAGCCTTTGCTTCTCCCCTCCTGAAAGAGTTTTGATTTCTTGTTTCATGCCAACATGATTCATATTGAATTGTGAAAACAAAGAATTGACACGCTCATGATCAATAGCCTGCTTTCGTATTGAGTAGACAAACAAAATATTATCTTCAACCGTATCTCCGAAAAGTACGGGCGTTTGAAAACAATAGCAAATCTTTTTTCTTAATTCAATGGGATCCTGTCGCATTATATCGTTTCCGTAAAACGCAATCGACCCTTCTGTTGGGGTAATTAAATGGCAGCAGAGTCTAAGGAACGTGCTTTTCCCACTTCCGGATTGGCCCATAATTGAGATATAATCACCTGCTTCAATCTCAACAGAAAAATTACTAAGAATCGTATTTTCTCCATTACGGTAAAACACATTCCGCAATTCTATCTGACTCAACAAAAACACTTCTTTCATTTGTGAAACAGGTTTTTTTCTATGTGCTCCCGGTCCATTCAGCTAGAACTTGCCGGTTATGTAGTCGCTTAAAAGCTCGGTATGCGGGTTCGCGAATAACTTAGAGGTTTTGCCTGTTTCAACAATTTCTCCTTGAAAAAAAAACGCTGTGTAGTCGGAAATGCGACGGGCCTGCTCCATATTATGGGTCACAATGATAATAGTTCGCTCGCTTTTTAGTTCGGTCAGCATATCCTCTATTTTATAAGTTGCGATGGGGTCTAGCGCCGAACATGGCTCGTCGAGCAACAAGATCTCAGGTTCAAGCATCAACGCACGGGCAACGCAAAGCCGCTGCTGCTGGCCCCCGGACAACGATAGAGCCGCCTTGTTAAGTCTATCTTTCACCTCATCGTAAAGTGCGGCAGTTTTTAATTTTTCAACCGCCTTCTCGTAAAAATAGTCGTTTCCGGCACTATAATGCTCTTTGAGTGGTAAATACATGTTTTTCAGTATACTGGTTGGAAGCGGGTTTGGCTGCTGAAAAATCATACCGGTCTTTTTCCGCAGAATCCTGACTTTCTCCGGTGAGTGATTTTCATATATGTTCTCCCCGTCCATTTTCACGCTACCAGTCAGCCTAAACGAATCAATCAGATCATTCAAGCGATTCATAGAACGAAGCAAGGTGGTTTTGCCGCACCCTGATGGCCCGATAAACGTATAGATGGTGTTTCGGGGTATGGAAAGGCTTGCGTTTCGGACGGCGGCGTGTTCACCATAATAGCAGGTAACATCCTCAATACTGATGGCAATATTTTTATTGTCCATTATTCTTCGCACCTACCTTTCCAATCAGCGCTGCGATGGCATTCAGCAGTATAATGATTGCAATAAGTACCAATGAAGCGCCGAATGCCACATCGAACTGGTTCCCCTCACCCACCGGCGAGGCATAATAGATATACGTGGTCAATGTACTGCCGCTGTTCCTAAGGGTGGACACCCAATTTTCGGGCGAAAACCACGGCTGGCTGCCCGTCATTCTGATGGAGCCGCCAAGCGTCAGCCAAACAATGGCGGTATCCCCTATGATGCGTCCCATCCCAAGAATTATGCCGGTTACAAGTCCGTCACGAGCAGCGTTTAAGACTACCTTATATATTGTCCGCCACTTCGTTGCGCCAAGGGCGAGAGAGGCGTCAATATAGGACGTGGGAACAGCCTTTAGTGATTCCTCCATGCTTTTAATGACAAACGGCAAAATCATGATCGCCATGGTGATTCCGGCGACCAGGAAAGAACGTCCATAAGCGCGGCTTGTTCCTTCCACCCCCTCAATCATCACGCTTAGAAAGCCCATTTGAGGGAGGGTAAAAATAACCAAAGCAAACAGAGCGATGACCACCGTTGGAACGCCGGACAGGATGTCAACTGCGCTTTTTACAAAAGTCCTGAATAGGCTCTTCTTCGCGTAAAAGCAGAGATAGATAGCCGTCGCGAGGGCGAAAGGGAACGCAATCACGGTTCCGATGATGGTCAGGATAAACGTACCGATGATGGGCGTGAGGATACCGCCCGACGCCGCATCCAGCGCCGAGGAGTTTGGCTCGGTGATTAGAAACCGAATCGACAGGACGCCCCATCCATACCGCAAAGTAACTATGAGAATAAATGCAAACACACACACAAGCAGGCCCATGGCAATGTATGAATAGGCAGTTCCGGCAATATCGAACGCCGCATGATGTTTTTGTTTAATCGTCATGTCCTGCGCTCCTCCTCATCTTCTTTTCAATGCTTTTTGCCCCGATGCTGAGCGCAGCGCCAATCAGCAGCAACACCGCCCCGCAGGTAAACAGCGCCGATTCGACTGCGAACGAGCCCATAGCCTCCGATTTATTGATGATGGCTGCGGCAAGAGGGAGCGTAGGTGCAAGAAAATTGATAAACCCAAGAGACGCTTTTGGCAGGAATCCGATGCCCCCGCACACCATAGACACGGCAATGGCCTCGCCCATACCGCGTCCTGCCGCAAGAACGATGCCTGCCATAATGCCTGAACGCGCTCCTGGCAGAATGATCTTCCAAATTACACGAAACTTGCTCATGCCGAACGCATACCCAGTCTCCTTGTAGAGATGGGGCACGGCACGAATTGCATCCACCGAAAGGGAGACTACTGTCGGCGCAATCATAAAGGTCAACACAATGCTCGCCGACAGTAAATTCCGCCCGCTCATCTGAAAAAAATCAAGATACTCGATTTGACGGTCAACGGTAACAAAGAGCTCTTCCATAAGCGGAACAACAGTGACGATTCCAATGAGGCCAAACACAACGCTTGGCACCGACGCGAGTAGTCTCACCACCGAAATCAAGATACCAGAAACACGGCGGGAAGAATACTCACAAATAATGATCGCCGAACCGATTCCAATTGCTGAGGCAAGGAGGAGTGCAAGCGTGGTGGTAATCACCGTCCCGGAGATAAGGCCCAGGATGCCGAAACTGAGCACCGGATCGGCTTCAGAGGAATAGAAGGCGTCCTGGATCTGCTTGTCAAAGCCGCCGGAGGTAAAGAGGGAAAGGCCGCTGGCCCGGAGAACGGGGAAGGCCTTGTAGAAGACAAACAGAAAAATAAAAACAATGACGGCGATGCTGGCCGCCGACAGAAGATAAATCACGGCCTCAGGCAGGCCGATATTCCATTTCTTTTTGGTCATAAGCAACCTCCTTTCCATTGCGAAAGAGACGTGCCTCTCACAGACACGTCTCTTTCGCGCCGGTATCCTTTCGTTTAGCTGAGCTTTACGTAGCCTTCTTTGACCACGATGTTGTCCTGGCAGTCCTGAGTCTTCAGATAGTCGATGAAGATGGCGGACAGGCCGGAGGCGTTGCCGTTGGTAAGGCAGAAGAGCTGGCGGCCCATCCCATAGGAGCCGCTGATGACCGTAGCAGAGGTGGCGCTCTTGCCGTCGAGGGAGAGGGCCTTCACGGTGCTGTCCACAAACCCGATGGAGTCAAAGCCGATGGCGTTCTTGTCCTTGGCCACTGCCTGCTTGATGAGGGTGGAGGAGGCGAAGGGGGTGGCGCGCTCTACCACCGACTTCTTTTCCAGGATCATCTCCTCCAGGGTGGCCCGGGTGCCCGAGCCGGTCTCGCGGGTCATGACCACGATGGGGGCGTCGTTGCCACCTACGTCCTTCCAGTTCTTGATCTCACCGAGGAAGATCTTCGCGGCCTGGTCCTTGGTTAGGTCCTTCACAGGGTTGCCGGGATTCACGATGATGGCGATTCCGTCGTTGGCGACGGGGTAGACCTTGAGGGATTTCATCTCATCGGTGGTCAGCTCACGGGAGCTCATGCCGATGTTGACTGTGCCGGCCGTCGCGTCCTTGATGCCGGTGCCCGAGCCGCCGCCAGATACGGTGATGGAAAGACCGCTGTTCATGCTCACCAGCTTGTCGGCCGCAGCCTGCACGATAGGCTGGAGGGTGGTGGAACCGCTGATTTTAAGCGAACCCGACATTTTGGTGAAGTAGTCGATGCTGGCTGTCTTAGTAGAGGCATTGTAGTTCACTGTAGCGCCGATAGACTCGGAGAATGCTCGGATAGGCACCAGAGTGGACCCGTTGGCCGCTTTGGGCGCCACGATGAGAGTCTTACTCGCACCATTTACCGTATAGCTTTTGGAGCCGATAGTGAATACCACCGTATAGGCTGCTGTCTTAATGGTGGCCTGCTGTTTGGATTGTTCCCACGTCACATCGGCACCCAAGGTCTCCGAAATCACGCGGAGGGGGACAAGTGTTGTGCCGCTTTCCACGACCGGATCAACTGTGGGTGTGATCTTTTTGCCATCAACTACAAGATTGATGGGGGAGGCGGCCGAAGCGGTGGAAGCCATCATTGCCAGAACGGTAACCACAGCAAGAGTAAGCGCAATAAGTCTTTTTTTCATAGCTTAATTCTCCTTTTTGATAGGTTAAATCAAGTCGATGCCTTCTGTGGGGGGCATAAACTCGCCGCTTTGATACGTGGTATATCGGATTTCGATTTTATTTCGCACACTTTCCTCCTCAAATATAATTATGACGTACTGAATGTAAATTTTGTAATCACTGAATGGTAAAATATTCATAAAAAATACTAGATTTCGATTTGGATTGTAAAATTGAATGGAGAAACAGTAACTGAGCCGGGGGAAGCCGGTACGGGATAATAAAAAAGGCAGGCATCTTTTCACGTGAGAAAAGATGCCTGCCTCTTGTTTTCTAGAGTTAGCCCCTAATTGGGCAACGGAAGGTACAAATTTGCAAGACAAGCTCAAGCAGCCCTTCTCTACGCTGAAAGAAGGTTATACAGAAGCTGTGCCATTTCAGCGCGCGTTGACACCCTGCTTGGATCAAGCGCCCCGTTGTTTCCGGATATAATGCCGCTTTTCACCAGCGCGGTGATAGCGTTCTGCGCATAGCCCGCGGTTTCACCGGCATCCTTGAAGTCCGTCATAGCCTTACCTTCGGTCTCTTTAGGCAGCTCCCCAAGAGTCTCCAGCGCCCGGTACAAAAGCGTAAACATCTCCTGCCGTGTTATCTCACTGTCGGGTGCGAACAGATTGCCGCCGACCCCCGTTGAAATGCCGAGCCGTTTGGCGGCGGCCAGATAGCCCGTGTAATAGGCATTGCCCGCATCGGAGAAGTTGTCCGCGGGATTTACATCAGGCGAAAGGTCGTACGCCCGCATCAGCATCACAATAAACTGCCCCCGCGTCAGGGTCGCGTCAGGGCTGAACACGCCTGCGCCTGTGCCGGTTGTAATACCGCGGGCCGCAATGAACGTCACGGCATCATGGTACCATGAGGCGGTGCCCACATCACTGAAGGCAACTTTGTTATATCCGACGGCATAGGCAGAAAAGTGCTTCGTTTTGAATTCCACCATCCCTGTCCCTGCGTTGTATTTGCCCCGGACAGTCTGCAGAGCGCCGGCATCGCTCACGTAATAGACGATAACCGCATGGGGATCTTCACCGGCTTTCAGCGTATACGGCACGCTGATGTACGCGCTGCCGCCGCCGAAACCGGAAAGCCTTGTGTCGCCCGCCGTTAAGGTGAACATATATACCGGCCTGTTCCCAAGCTGCGCCCTTGTCTGCTCTGAAAGTGCCGCCGCATCCGCCTTTGCAACGCTCACCTTGAGGTTGCCTGAGCCTGCCGCCGCGCTGATGGCATCCACAGCGGCCGCGTCGAACGTCACACTTCCGATACCGGCGTCAATCGTCAGGTCGGCATTTGTATCGGCGGCAAGAGTACTGAACGAACCGCCCGGAATGGATACCTCAGCCGAAACCGCAGCCGCACCCAGCGTCAGTTTAACTTTTACGATGGCTTTTTTACCGGCCTTTTCCGCAGCTTTCGCTCCGTCGGTCAACGCTGAGGCAGTTTTTGAATCCAGAACCGCGGTCACCTTGCCCGCGCTGTCGGCAGAACCGTCGATCGTCTTGCTCGTGGTCGTGGTATTGCCGGAGCTGCTGGTATCAACAGACGGCAGCGTGCCCGTGCCCGTCTTCCTGCCCGAGCCGGTATCGCCTCCGCCGCTGTACGCGGGAATATCGATTTTTACAGCCGCGCCGACGATCCCCTCGGCATTCTTTATGATGATATAGATGTCCTTGGCCCCCGCGGTGAGGTCAGAGAGCGTGATCGTCTGCTCCGCCGCGTCGCAGGCCGTCCCGTCGGCGCTTGTATCAATGGCTGGAGCCGGAGCGCCGTCCTCAACAACCGCATAGTAGTACCGCCCGCCCTGGGTCGGTGTAAATTTCACCGTTGCCGCGCTGTCGCTGCCGCGGCTGACGGAGCCTGCCTGCGCGATCGGCCCCGCGCCCGGATTGACCGTCAGATACCGGACGTCGCTGCGCGTCAGGCCGCCGTACTCGTCGCTGACCTCCGCATACCAGCCCACCGTGCCGCTCGGCGCGTCCGCCCAGGTATAGCTTGCGACTTCTCCACTCGCCACGTTCTCCTGCCGCCCGACGACGTCGCCGGAATAAACGTTGATATGGAGCTCTCCGGTGCTAAGCTTCTTATTGACCGGCGTGATGCCAAGCGCGCTGAAGGCAAGCGTGAAGTCCTCCTTGCCTGCCATGTCGCCGCCCGCGTCATAATCATCCAGCGAGGGGGAATAGGTGCGGACATGGAGCGTTCCGCTGTCCAGGTCAAAGTGCATCAGGCGCATATAGCCCAATCCTCCCTCACTGAGCTTTTGATAGTCAAACAGCATGCTGTAAACTGTTCTCTCGCTGACACCGTCGCCATTGTCGTCGAATTTGTCGGTACGGAGCGCCGCGTTATGATAATGCCCGCTCAAAACCATGCAGACATTGGGATTGACGGCGACGACCTGATTGTAGACCTTCTGCAGCTCTTCCCCAATGCCGCCGCTGACCAGCAGGTATTCGTGGAAATTCAAGATTGCCTTGCGCTCGGGGTACTGCTGTAAAACCGTATTCAGCCAGTCGATTCCGTCCTGAGTGATCTCCCAGCCCAGATAGGCCATGATAAAGTCGATGCCATCCACGCTGATCAGGTCGTAATGGCCCCGGTTGTCCTGATAGCTCTCCCCATACCAGGGCTGCGCACTGTACCGGGACTGCCCGAAATACTGTGAAAACCTGGCGTAGTCTGCCAGCTCGCCCTCCGTATAGCTCATGACGTCGTGGTTTCCGGCCAGGACGCCGTACGGGAGTTTCGCATCGTCGAGTATCTTATAGGCCTCATCCGCGTTCAGCCATTCATAGGTCTCCGGCATATCGTCCACAATGTCTCCGGTATGGAACAGATACTGGATGTTCATGCGGGGCGTATTGGCCACCAGCCAGTCGTGGATATTGAGCTGGTGCCGGTAAACATTATTATAATTTTCGTTGTAATACTGGGTATCGCTCTCCACGGCCAATGTAAAATCATAGCTGTCACGCGAAAGGTCGCCGCTATTGGACGTGGTAATATTTGTATTGCTGGTGGCGTTGGCCGGCATTCCGGCGGCATACTGGACAGGCGTATAGCCCAGGCCGTTTTGTACCATGACCTTTACGGTACTGCCGGAGTGATGGTTTGCCGCCGTGATCCCGCCCGTCAGGGCGATGGTCCCATCGCTCTGTGTATAGCCGTCGGCCACCTTATCCCAGACGCCGTCCGTAAAGTTGTAGACATACATCAGCAGTTTTGACCTGGGATTGGCGGTTCCTTCCCAGTTGACCTGGACGATAGCGCTCTCGCCGGTGGAGGCGTCAAGGGTTACA contains the following coding sequences:
- a CDS encoding putative Phosphate transport system permease protein PstC (Evidence 3 : Function proposed based on presence of conserved amino acid motif, structural feature or limited homology), with protein sequence MTKKKWNIGLPEAVIYLLSAASIAVIVFIFLFVFYKAFPVLRASGLSLFTSGGFDKQIQDAFYSSEADPVLSFGILGLISGTVITTTLALLLASAIGIGSAIIICEYSSRRVSGILISVVRLLASVPSVVFGLIGIVTVVPLMEELFVTVDRQIEYLDFFQMSGRNLLSASIVLTFMIAPTVVSLSVDAIRAVPHLYKETGYAFGMSKFRVIWKIILPGARSGIMAGIVLAAGRGMGEAIAVSMVCGGIGFLPKASLGFINFLAPTLPLAAAIINKSEAMGSFAVESALFTCGAVLLLIGAALSIGAKSIEKKMRRSAGHDD
- a CDS encoding Phosphate-binding protein PstS (modular protein); this encodes MKKRLIALTLAVVTVLAMMASTASAASPINLVVDGKKITPTVDPVVESGTTLVPLRVISETLGADVTWEQSKQQATIKTAAYTVVFTIGSKSYTVNGASKTLIVAPKAANGSTLVPIRAFSESIGATVNYNASTKTASIDYFTKMSGSLKISGSTTLQPIVQAAADKLVSMNSGLSITVSGGGSGTGIKDATAGTVNIGMSSRELTTDEMKSLKVYPVANDGIAIIVNPGNPVKDLTKDQAAKIFLGEIKNWKDVGGNDAPIVVMTRETGSGTRATLEEMILEKKSVVERATPFASSTLIKQAVAKDKNAIGFDSIGFVDSTVKALSLDGKSATSATVISGSYGMGRQLFCLTNGNASGLSAIFIDYLKTQDCQDNIVVKEGYVKLS
- a CDS encoding hypothetical protein (Evidence 5 : No homology to any previously reported sequences), with the translated sequence MEDCPNNTDDRFFLQFELLKIGKKKRNNNK
- a CDS encoding hypothetical protein (Evidence 5 : No homology to any previously reported sequences); this translates as MSLSCKFVPSVAQLGANSRKQEAGIFSHVKRCLPFLLSRTGFPRLSYCFSIQFYNPNRNLVFFMNILPFSDYKIYIQYVIIIFEEESVRNKIEIRYTTYQSGEFMPPTEGIDLI
- the pstB gene encoding Phosphate import ATP-binding protein PstB, with protein sequence MRRIMDNKNIAISIEDVTCYYGEHAAVRNASLSIPRNTIYTFIGPSGCGKTTLLRSMNRLNDLIDSFRLTGSVKMDGENIYENHSPEKVRILRKKTGMIFQQPNPLPTSILKNMYLPLKEHYSAGNDYFYEKAVEKLKTAALYDEVKDRLNKAALSLSGGQQQRLCVARALMLEPEILLLDEPCSALDPIATYKIEDMLTELKSERTIIIVTHNMEQARRISDYTAFFFQGEIVETGKTSKLFANPHTELLSDYITGKF
- the ybbL gene encoding putative transporter subunit: ATP-binding component of ABC superfamily (Evidence 3 : Function proposed based on presence of conserved amino acid motif, structural feature or limited homology; Product type pt : putative transporter) is translated as MKEVFLLSQIELRNVFYRNGENTILSNFSVEIEAGDYISIMGQSGSGKSTFLRLCCHLITPTEGSIAFYGNDIMRQDPIELRKKICYCFQTPVLFGDTVEDNILFVYSIRKQAIDHERVNSLFSQFNMNHVGMKQEIKTLSGGEKQRLALIQTLLFVPDVLLLDEVTSALDVDNTLIVENAIKEMNQEGITILWVTHNPEQGKRYANKLLTIEKGKIESLEVLR
- a CDS encoding putative Phosphate transport system permease protein PstA (TC 3.A.1.7.1) (Evidence 3 : Function proposed based on presence of conserved amino acid motif, structural feature or limited homology), producing MTIKQKHHAAFDIAGTAYSYIAMGLLVCVFAFILIVTLRYGWGVLSIRFLITEPNSSALDAASGGILTPIIGTFILTIIGTVIAFPFALATAIYLCFYAKKSLFRTFVKSAVDILSGVPTVVIALFALVIFTLPQMGFLSVMIEGVEGTSRAYGRSFLVAGITMAIMILPFVIKSMEESLKAVPTSYIDASLALGATKWRTIYKVVLNAARDGLVTGIILGMGRIIGDTAIVWLTLGGSIRMTGSQPWFSPENWVSTLRNSGSTLTTYIYYASPVGEGNQFDVAFGASLVLIAIIILLNAIAALIGKVGAKNNGQ